In a single window of the Globicephala melas chromosome 10, mGloMel1.2, whole genome shotgun sequence genome:
- the LOC115858674 gene encoding cyclic AMP-dependent transcription factor ATF-7 → MGDDRPFVCNAPGCGQRFTNEDHLAVHKHKHEMTLKFGPARTDSVIIADQTPTPTRFLKNCEEVGLFNELASSFEHEFKKAADEDEKKAASGPLDMSLPSTPDIKIKEEEPVEVDSSPPDSPASSPCSPPLREKDVAPKPVVISTPTPTIVRPGSLPLHLGYDPLHPTLPSPTSVITQAPPSNRQLGSPTGSLPLVMHLANGQTMPVLPGPPVQMPSVISLARPVSMVPNIPGIPGPPVNSSGSISPSGHPMPSEAKMRLKATLTHQVSSINGGCGMVVGTASTMVTARPEQSQILVQHPDAPSPAQPQVSPAQPTPSTGGRRRRTVDEDPDERRQRFLERNRAAASRCRQKRKLWVSSLEKKAEELTSQNIQLSNEVTLLRNEVAQLKQLLLAHKDCPVTALQKKTQGYLESPKESSEPTGSPAPVIQHSSATAPSNGLSVRSAAEAVATSVLTQMASQRTELSMPIQSHVIMTPQSQSAGR, encoded by the exons ATCAAACTCCTACTCCGACTAGATTCCTGAAGAACTGTGAAGAGGTGGGGCTCTTCAATGAACTAGCTAGCTCCTTTGAACATGAATTCAAGAAAGCTGCAGATGAGGATGAAAAAAAG GCTGCTTCTGGGCCCCTTGACATGTCTCTGCCTTCTACACCAGACAtcaaaatcaaagaagaagagcCAGTGGAGGTAGACTCATCCCCACCTGACAGTCCTGCCTctagcccctgctccccaccacTCAGGGAGAAG GATGTTGCCCCAAAGCCTGTTGTGATCTCTACGCCCACACCTACCATCGTACGCCCTGGCTCCCTGCCTCTCCACTTGGGCTATGATCCACTTCACCCAACCCTTCCTTCCCCAACCTCCGTCATCACACAGGCTCCACCATCCAACAGGCAACTGGG GTCTCCCACTGGCTCCCTCCCTCTCGTCATGCATCTTGCTAATGGACAGACCATGCCTGTGCTGCCAGGGCCTCCGGTACAGATGCCTTCTGTTATATCG CTGGCCAGACCTGTGTCTATGGTGCCCAACATTCCTGGTATCCCTGGCCCACCAGTTAACAGCAGTGGTTCCATTTCTCCCTCTGGCCACCCTATGCCATCAGAAGCCAAGATG AGACTAAAAGCTACCCTAACCCACCAAGTCTCCTCAATCAACGGTGGCTGTGGAATGGTGGTGGGGACTGCCAGCACCATGGTGACAGCCCGTCCAGAGCAAAGCCAGATCCTCGTCCAGCACCCTGACGCCCCATCCCCTGCCCAGCCACAG GTCTCACCAGCCCAACCCACTCCTAGTACTGGAGGGCGACGTCGGCGCACGGTGGATGAAGATCCAGATGAGCGGCGGCAGCGCTTTCTGGAGCGCAACCGGGCCGCAGCCTCGCGCTGCCGTCAAAAGCGGAAGCTGTGGGTGTCCTCCCTAGAGAAGAAGGCTGAGGAACTCACGTCTCAGAACATTCAGCTGAGT aaTGAAGTCACATTACTACGCAATGAGGTGGCTCAATTGAAACAGCTGCTGTTAGCTCATAAAGACTGCCCAGTCACAGCACTACAGAAAAAGACCCAAGGCTACTTAG AAAGCCCCAAGGAAAGCTCAGAGCCAACGGGTTCTCCAGCCCCTGTGATTCAGCACAGCTCAGCAACAGCCCCGAGCAATGGCCTCAGCGTTCGCTCTGCAGCTGAAGCTGTGGCCACCTCAGTCCTCACTCAGATGGCCAGCCAAAGGACAGAACTGAGCATGCCCATACAGTCGCATGTGATCATGACCCCACAGTCTCAGTCTGCGGGCAGATGA
- the NPFF gene encoding pro-FMRFamide-related neuropeptide FF, translating to MDSRRAAVLLLLLVTDWGRAEGPGDRDEGDQSFTEEDRGARPLQDAQTPGALLRSLLQAMQRPSRSPAFLFQPQRFGRNTRGSWSNERLSSPFWSLAAPQRFGKK from the exons ATGGACTCCAGACGGGCAgcagtgctgctgctgctgttagtAACAGACTGGGGCCGCGCTGAAGGACCAGGGGACCGGGATGAAGGAGACCAGAGCTTCACG GAGGAAGACCGTGGCGCTCGCCCACTGCAGGATGCCCAGACCCCCGGGGCACTCTTGCGCTCCCTGCTCCAGGCCATGCAGAGACCCAGCCGGAGTCCAGCCTTCCTGTTTCAGCCCCAGAG GTTTGGCAGAAACACCCGGGGCTCCTGGAGCAACGAAAGGCTGAGCTCCCCATTCTGGAGCCTGGCTGCCCCTCAGCGCTTTGGGAAGAAGTGA
- the TARBP2 gene encoding RISC-loading complex subunit TARBP2 isoform X3 yields MSEEEQGSGITTGCGLPSIEQMLAANPGKTPISLLQEYGTRIGKTPVYDLLKAEGQAHQPNFTFRVTVGDTSCTDSSLPEDVPVFTAAAAAIPVSSAVPTRSPPMEVQPPVSPQQSECNPVGALQELVVQKGWRLPEYTVTQESGPAHRKEFTMTCRVERFIEIGSGTSKKLAKRNAAAKMLLRVHTVPLDAREGSEAEPEDDHFSLGVGSRLDGLRNRGPGCTWDSLRNSVGEKILSLRSCSAGSLGALGSACCSVLSELSEEQAFHVSYLDIEELSLSGLCQCLVELSTQPATVCHGSATTREAARGEAARRALQYLKIMAGSK; encoded by the exons ATGAGTGAAGAGGAGCAGGGCTCCGGCATTACCACGGGCTGCGGGCTGCCCAG TATAGAGCAAATGCTGGCAGCCAACCCGGGCAAGACCCCGATCAGCCTTCTGCAGGAGTATGGGACCAGAATAGGGAAGACGCCCGTGTACGACCTTCTCAAAGCCGAGGGCCAAGCCCACCAGCCTAATTTCACCTTCCGGGTCACCGTTGGCGACACCAGCTGCACTG ACTCTTCACTGCCTGAGGACGTGCCGGTGTTTACAGCTGCAGCGGCTGCTATTCCTGTTTCATCTGCTGTCCCAACCAG GAGCCCCCCCATGGAGGTGCAGCCCCCTGTCTCCCCTCAGCAGTCTGAGTGCAACCCCGTTGGTGCTTTGCAG GAACTGGTGGTACAGAAAGGCTGGCGGTTGCCTGAGTACACAGTGACCCAGGAGTCTGGACCAGCCCACCGCAAAGAGTTTACCATGACCTGCCGGGTGGAGCGTTTCATTGAGATTG GCAGTGGCACTTCCAAAAAGCTGGCAAAGCGCAATGCAGCGGCCAAAATGCTGCTTCGCGTGCACACGGTGCCTCTGGATGCGCGGGAGGGGAGTGAGGCGGAGCCTGAGGACGATCACTTTTCCCTC GGTGTGGGCTCCCGTCTAGATGGACTTCGGAACCGGGGCCCAGGCTGCACCTGGGATTCTCTGCGGAATTCGGTGGGAGAGAAGATCCTGTCCctgcgcagctgctccgcgggcTCCCTGGGCGCTCTGGGCTCTGCTTGCTGCAGTGTCCTCAGCGAGCTCTCTGAGGAGCAGGCCTTCCATGTCAGCTACCTGGATATTG AGGAGTTGAGCCTCAGTGGGCTCTGCCAGTGCCTGGTGGAGCTGTCCACACAGCCGGCCACCGTGTGTCACGGCTCTGCAACTACCAGGGAGGCAGCCCGAGGCGAGGCTGCACGCCGCGCCCTGCAGTACCTCAAGATCATGGCGGGCAGCAAATAA
- the TARBP2 gene encoding RISC-loading complex subunit TARBP2 isoform X1, with amino-acid sequence MSEEEQGSGITTGCGLPSIEQMLAANPGKTPISLLQEYGTRIGKTPVYDLLKAEGQAHQPNFTFRVTVGDTSCTGQGPSKKAAKHKAAEVALKHLKGGSMLEPALEDSSSFSPLDSSLPEDVPVFTAAAAAIPVSSAVPTRSPPMEVQPPVSPQQSECNPVGALQELVVQKGWRLPEYTVTQESGPAHRKEFTMTCRVERFIEIGSGTSKKLAKRNAAAKMLLRVHTVPLDAREGSEAEPEDDHFSLGVGSRLDGLRNRGPGCTWDSLRNSVGEKILSLRSCSAGSLGALGSACCSVLSELSEEQAFHVSYLDIEELSLSGLCQCLVELSTQPATVCHGSATTREAARGEAARRALQYLKIMAGSK; translated from the exons ATGAGTGAAGAGGAGCAGGGCTCCGGCATTACCACGGGCTGCGGGCTGCCCAG TATAGAGCAAATGCTGGCAGCCAACCCGGGCAAGACCCCGATCAGCCTTCTGCAGGAGTATGGGACCAGAATAGGGAAGACGCCCGTGTACGACCTTCTCAAAGCCGAGGGCCAAGCCCACCAGCCTAATTTCACCTTCCGGGTCACCGTTGGCGACACCAGCTGCACTG GTCAGGGCcccagcaagaaggcagccaagCACAAGGCAGCCGAGGTGGCCCTCAAACACCTCAAAGGGGGGAGCATGCTGGAGCCGGCCCTGGAGGACAGCAG TTCTTTTTCTCCCCTAGACTCTTCACTGCCTGAGGACGTGCCGGTGTTTACAGCTGCAGCGGCTGCTATTCCTGTTTCATCTGCTGTCCCAACCAG GAGCCCCCCCATGGAGGTGCAGCCCCCTGTCTCCCCTCAGCAGTCTGAGTGCAACCCCGTTGGTGCTTTGCAG GAACTGGTGGTACAGAAAGGCTGGCGGTTGCCTGAGTACACAGTGACCCAGGAGTCTGGACCAGCCCACCGCAAAGAGTTTACCATGACCTGCCGGGTGGAGCGTTTCATTGAGATTG GCAGTGGCACTTCCAAAAAGCTGGCAAAGCGCAATGCAGCGGCCAAAATGCTGCTTCGCGTGCACACGGTGCCTCTGGATGCGCGGGAGGGGAGTGAGGCGGAGCCTGAGGACGATCACTTTTCCCTC GGTGTGGGCTCCCGTCTAGATGGACTTCGGAACCGGGGCCCAGGCTGCACCTGGGATTCTCTGCGGAATTCGGTGGGAGAGAAGATCCTGTCCctgcgcagctgctccgcgggcTCCCTGGGCGCTCTGGGCTCTGCTTGCTGCAGTGTCCTCAGCGAGCTCTCTGAGGAGCAGGCCTTCCATGTCAGCTACCTGGATATTG AGGAGTTGAGCCTCAGTGGGCTCTGCCAGTGCCTGGTGGAGCTGTCCACACAGCCGGCCACCGTGTGTCACGGCTCTGCAACTACCAGGGAGGCAGCCCGAGGCGAGGCTGCACGCCGCGCCCTGCAGTACCTCAAGATCATGGCGGGCAGCAAATAA
- the LOC115858750 gene encoding potassium voltage-gated channel subfamily E member 3-like: MERVRADQRGRETRKASEGQHPPILPPPESLLLWRPPNGTETWYESLHIVMKALNAALHSNLLCRPGSDNLTEERQATLPGRDDNSYRYILFIMFLFAATVGSLILGYTRSRKVDKRSDPCHVYIKNQVSML, from the coding sequence ATGGAGAGAGTTAGGGCTGATCAGAGAGGACGAGAAACAAGGAAGGCTTCTGAAGGACAGCATCCTCCGATTCTTCCCCCACCTGAATCCCTGTTGCTATGGAGACCACCAAATGGGACTGAGACCTGGTATGAGAGCCTGCATATTGTGATGAAGGCTCTAAATGCCGCTCTTCACAGCAACTTGCTCTGCCGGCCAGGGTCAGACAACCTGACTGAGGAGAGGCAGGCCACCCTACCTGGCCGCGATGACAACTCCTACAGGTACATTCTCTTCATCATGTTCCTATTTGCTGCCACTGTGGGCAGCCTCATCCTGGGATACACCCGCTCCCGCAAAGTAGATAAGCGCAGTGACCCCTGTCATGTATACATCAAGAACCAGGTGTCTATGCTCTGA
- the TARBP2 gene encoding RISC-loading complex subunit TARBP2 isoform X2, with amino-acid sequence MLAANPGKTPISLLQEYGTRIGKTPVYDLLKAEGQAHQPNFTFRVTVGDTSCTGQGPSKKAAKHKAAEVALKHLKGGSMLEPALEDSSSFSPLDSSLPEDVPVFTAAAAAIPVSSAVPTRSPPMEVQPPVSPQQSECNPVGALQELVVQKGWRLPEYTVTQESGPAHRKEFTMTCRVERFIEIGSGTSKKLAKRNAAAKMLLRVHTVPLDAREGSEAEPEDDHFSLGVGSRLDGLRNRGPGCTWDSLRNSVGEKILSLRSCSAGSLGALGSACCSVLSELSEEQAFHVSYLDIEELSLSGLCQCLVELSTQPATVCHGSATTREAARGEAARRALQYLKIMAGSK; translated from the exons ATGCTGGCAGCCAACCCGGGCAAGACCCCGATCAGCCTTCTGCAGGAGTATGGGACCAGAATAGGGAAGACGCCCGTGTACGACCTTCTCAAAGCCGAGGGCCAAGCCCACCAGCCTAATTTCACCTTCCGGGTCACCGTTGGCGACACCAGCTGCACTG GTCAGGGCcccagcaagaaggcagccaagCACAAGGCAGCCGAGGTGGCCCTCAAACACCTCAAAGGGGGGAGCATGCTGGAGCCGGCCCTGGAGGACAGCAG TTCTTTTTCTCCCCTAGACTCTTCACTGCCTGAGGACGTGCCGGTGTTTACAGCTGCAGCGGCTGCTATTCCTGTTTCATCTGCTGTCCCAACCAG GAGCCCCCCCATGGAGGTGCAGCCCCCTGTCTCCCCTCAGCAGTCTGAGTGCAACCCCGTTGGTGCTTTGCAG GAACTGGTGGTACAGAAAGGCTGGCGGTTGCCTGAGTACACAGTGACCCAGGAGTCTGGACCAGCCCACCGCAAAGAGTTTACCATGACCTGCCGGGTGGAGCGTTTCATTGAGATTG GCAGTGGCACTTCCAAAAAGCTGGCAAAGCGCAATGCAGCGGCCAAAATGCTGCTTCGCGTGCACACGGTGCCTCTGGATGCGCGGGAGGGGAGTGAGGCGGAGCCTGAGGACGATCACTTTTCCCTC GGTGTGGGCTCCCGTCTAGATGGACTTCGGAACCGGGGCCCAGGCTGCACCTGGGATTCTCTGCGGAATTCGGTGGGAGAGAAGATCCTGTCCctgcgcagctgctccgcgggcTCCCTGGGCGCTCTGGGCTCTGCTTGCTGCAGTGTCCTCAGCGAGCTCTCTGAGGAGCAGGCCTTCCATGTCAGCTACCTGGATATTG AGGAGTTGAGCCTCAGTGGGCTCTGCCAGTGCCTGGTGGAGCTGTCCACACAGCCGGCCACCGTGTGTCACGGCTCTGCAACTACCAGGGAGGCAGCCCGAGGCGAGGCTGCACGCCGCGCCCTGCAGTACCTCAAGATCATGGCGGGCAGCAAATAA